In Rhodopirellula sp. P2, the DNA window CAAGATTGGCAAAAGCGTTCCGATTCGGGGCGAACCAGGGTGGATTTGGAAGTTGAGTTTGCAACCCAGGATGACCAACGATTTGAGTTGTCGCTGGAGCTCGATTCTGAATCCAAACTGCCCCAGTCAGTCAACCTTGGCAGCCATCAACCAGATCGTCTCCAACCCTCTTCGTTGACTTATCTCAACGAGTCAACGACGGAACTTCAATCGCGTTTGATGCTCGCCAAAGTGGATGCCAAGGAGGCGGCCAACGCTCCTTCACCGGAGCGAACGGCAACAAGCGATCGTGCGAACACGGACCAGCCTGAACGGGCGAAGAATCCACCCAGCGAGGGCGGAGACCACTCGCCCCAACCGGTCGGCAACACAAGCGAATCCGTCGTGGCGTTGCCAATCGGCCCCGCCAACAAGTGGCAACCGGTGGCGGTTGTCCCACGAGCGAGCGAGCAGGTCATCTCCCGCGTGGACGCGATCCTGGATGAACTTTGGCAAGAACGTCAAATTCGGCCCGTGGATCGTGCGACTGACCTGCAACTGCTTCGCCGCGTTCATTTGGACCTCGCAGGACGAACTCCCACGGTCACCGAAGTCCGACGCTTTCTCAAAAACAATTCCGATGATCGCTATCAAGAACTGGTCGACCATCTGCTCGACACCCCCGACTACACCTCGCAAATGGCAGCCGTTTGGCGATCCTTCTTGATCCCAGAAGGCGTGGACCTGGAGGCATTTGGAGGCCGCGAAGCGTTTGAAAAATGGCTCGCGGAACAATTTGCCGATGATGAACCTTACGACAGAATTGTGCGACGACTGCTGCTCGCTGAAGGACGCTTGGCCCAGTCCGGCCCACTGCTGTTCTACACCGCATTGAAGTTGGACGCCGACCAATTGGCTGCTCGCACGTCCCGTGTTTTTCTCGGCATGCGGTTGGAATGTGCTCAGTGCCACGACCACCCGTTCGAACCCTGGTCGCAAGAAGACTTCTGGAGTTACGCCGCATTCTTCGCTCAAATCTCTCGCCCCAAGGCGATGCTCGAAAATGTTTCCACCGTCATGCAAGTGCGTGATGTCGATCGGGGGGAAGTCATGCTGCCCGAATCGGAGCAAGTCATCTCGCCGCGATTCTTGGGCCAGGAATGGGAAACCGCGGACGAAAAACAGCCGCCCGCTCCGCGTCGTCAACGTTTAGCGACTTGGTTGACCGGTCCGGACAACCCTTACTTTGCTCGCGCAACCGTCAACCGTGTGTGGAGCCACATGTTTGGCCGTGGAATCGTGGATCCAGTGGATGATTTCGGCGAAAACAATTTGCCCGTGTCCGCTGAGTTACTCGACACGTTGGCGAGCCAGTTCATTGACAGCGATTTCGATTTGAAGCAGTTGGTCAGAAGCATTGCACTCACGCGTGCCTATCAGCTTTCCAGCAGTTCCAATCGCGATGATGACTCGTCCGATGACATTGAGGAGCGACTGACCACCTTTGCTCAAATGAATGTCAAAACGTTGACGCCCGAGCAGGTCTATGACTGCATCGCGGTGGCGACGTTGTTG includes these proteins:
- a CDS encoding DUF1549 and DUF1553 domain-containing protein → MTSERPFNPSSVDNDPSELHRNEEDESSVALLLADALDAPPVPRSLTKRLDAEITEQWGHSPGLTGSRATGTVTLAGAKRVIKTSWWLAGTVAASLMLIVFLAGGSNTYAWATVLEAMQQHGLIQIADADGNRWLDLSKRIACEQTPQQTRWVDVDRRMVSISSGQAETRTSSLAIPTNVSPTNEELLAMMLLGQPLTAQSIEQFRGVRIVHQDWQKRSDSGRTRVDLEVEFATQDDQRFELSLELDSESKLPQSVNLGSHQPDRLQPSSLTYLNESTTELQSRLMLAKVDAKEAANAPSPERTATSDRANTDQPERAKNPPSEGGDHSPQPVGNTSESVVALPIGPANKWQPVAVVPRASEQVISRVDAILDELWQERQIRPVDRATDLQLLRRVHLDLAGRTPTVTEVRRFLKNNSDDRYQELVDHLLDTPDYTSQMAAVWRSFLIPEGVDLEAFGGREAFEKWLAEQFADDEPYDRIVRRLLLAEGRLAQSGPLLFYTALKLDADQLAARTSRVFLGMRLECAQCHDHPFEPWSQEDFWSYAAFFAQISRPKAMLENVSTVMQVRDVDRGEVMLPESEQVISPRFLGQEWETADEKQPPAPRRQRLATWLTGPDNPYFARATVNRVWSHMFGRGIVDPVDDFGENNLPVSAELLDTLASQFIDSDFDLKQLVRSIALTRAYQLSSSSNRDDDSSDDIEERLTTFAQMNVKTLTPEQVYDCIAVATLLNQQNAESDYTLARFGNNQRDTFLQQFAAPATSRSEYLAGIPQALMLMNGSLIAQATHEQSSGLIRSLDAPFFTDEQRIEVLFLSTLSRPPRSNERELVAEFLPADASREQRHTGLADLLWALINSSEFTLNH